The Salvelinus alpinus chromosome 28, SLU_Salpinus.1, whole genome shotgun sequence genome includes a window with the following:
- the LOC139557565 gene encoding nuclear envelope integral membrane protein 1-like, with amino-acid sequence MAGFMKWKNGPLSEIVFIIVLLCILSTQQTSGSKINIVNIKDGQESAKTGSNHYCYLNPIVPGWKETWTRIQVRVWSSKQLKVTVVEDEEKLQELEHFSVWGLVQYLMHEQTNETTLSISLFSPKTCFKIKPIDPAAIYTVKPTRKFDIFLFVTFLAGVLLFIFADSLSRSQVFYYSAGMSTGMIASLIILIFIMARFLPKKSPFYVVIVGGWSFSVYVIQLVFRNLQLILREHWHVAFGYAAVVGFISFAVCYRHGPLVEERSINILSWTLQFFGLLLIYAGIQVQQVALATIIATFCSKNLEYPVSLLLLAWNKVKPTLRWKPEPRRLLTEEEFQKQGEEETQRALEELRKYCSSPDFSTWKTVSRLQSPKRFADFVEGSPHLISNEVSVHAQEYGSFFEDDFFDTDEDNDEENMVNGLKRGDLGWNDRDL; translated from the exons ATGGCGGGATTCATGAAATGGAAAAATGGACCTCTCTCCGAAATAGTTTTTATAATTGTGCTTTTGTGTATATTAAGTACGCAACAAACCTCAG GAAGTAAGATCAACATAGTCAATATCAAAGATGGCCAAGAGTCTGCCAAAACAGGGTCAAATCACTACTGCTATCTCAACCCTATTGTCCCAGGTTGGAAGGAAACATGGACAAGAATCCAG GTTCGAGTATGGAGCTCAAAACAGCTGAAGGTAACTGTTGTGGAGGATGAGGAGAAGCTGCAGGAGCTAGAACACTTCAGTGTCTGGGGTCTGGTGCAGTACCTAATGCATGAGCAGACCAATGAAACCACCCTCAGCATCAGCCTGTTCAGCCCAAAGACCTGCTTCAAGATCAAACCCATCGACCCTGCAGCAATATACACTGTAAAGCCCACACGAA AGTTCGACATTTTCCTATTTGTGACATTCTTGGCTGGAGTGCTGCTGTTCATCTTTGCAGACTCGCTCAGCAG GAGTCAGGTATTCTATTACTCTGCTGGCATGAGCACAGGTATGATTGCCTCCCTCATCATCCTCATCTTCATCATGGCACGCTTTTTGCCAAAG AAAAGCCCATTTTACGTGGTGATAGTTGGTGGCTGGTCCTTCTCTGTTTACGTCATCCAGCTTGTGTTCAGGAACCTGCAGCTGATTCTGAGAGAGCACTGGCACGTGGCTTTTG GCTATGCTGCAGTGGTTGGGTTTATCAGTTTTGCTGTGTGCTATCGTCATGGCCCTCTTGTGGAGGAGAGGAGTATCAATATCCTGTCCTGGACGCTGCAGTTTTTTGGCCTGCTGCTGATCTACGCTGGGATCCAGGTTCAGCAAGTGGCGTTGGCCACCATCATTGCTACATTCTGCTCTAAGAACCTGGAGTACCCTGTTTCATTGCTCCTTCTTGCGTGGAA TAAAGTCAAGCCAACTCTACGCTGGAAGCCAGAGCCTCGTCGGCTGCTGACTGAAGAAGAGTTCCAGaaacagggggaggaggagacgcAACGTGCCCTGGAGGAGCTGAGAAAGTACTGCAGCAGTCCAGACTTCAGCACCTGGAAGACAGTCTCTCGACTACAGTCCCCAAAAAG GTTTGCAGATTTTGTGGAGGGCTCACCTCACCTGATATCAAATGAGGTTTCTGTGCATGCACAGGAATATGGATCCTTCTTTGAGGATGATTTCTTTGACACGGATGAGGACAATGATGAGGAGAATATGGTGAACGGCTTGAAAAGAGGAGACCTTGGGTGGAATGACAGAGACTTGTGA